Proteins co-encoded in one Jeotgalibacillus malaysiensis genomic window:
- a CDS encoding protein sspF gives MSRRRGVMSDRLKEEVAKELGIYDTVKQEGWGGIKSRDAGNMVKQAIKMAERQLGEQSEPR, from the coding sequence ATGAGCAGAAGAAGAGGCGTAATGTCAGATCGGCTCAAAGAAGAAGTCGCCAAAGAACTCGGGATTTATGATACGGTGAAGCAGGAAGGCTGGGGCGGGATCAAGTCCCGGGATGCAGGTAACATGGTAAAGCAAGCCATCAAAATGGCTGAGCGTCAGCTGGGAGAACAGTCTGAACCACGTTAA
- a CDS encoding peptidyl-tRNA hydrolase has product MKLMIGLGNPGKTYDKTKHNIGFDVIDELADRWNAPLMQGKFNGVFSKTIVNGEKVILLKPLTYMNLSGESIRPLMDYFQIDPEDIVVIYDDLDLPMGKMRLRQKGSAGGHNGIKSTIAHLGTQEFNRIRIGIDRPPRGMKVPDYVLSRFSKEEWAEMEPVIKKSADACERFLEKPFLEVMNEFNGA; this is encoded by the coding sequence ATGAAATTAATGATTGGTCTCGGGAATCCGGGGAAAACTTATGATAAAACAAAGCATAATATTGGTTTTGACGTCATTGATGAGCTTGCTGACCGCTGGAATGCGCCACTGATGCAGGGAAAATTCAACGGTGTATTCAGTAAGACCATTGTAAATGGTGAAAAGGTGATTCTCCTTAAGCCGCTTACGTATATGAACCTGTCCGGGGAAAGCATCAGACCGCTGATGGATTATTTTCAGATTGATCCTGAGGATATTGTCGTCATTTATGATGATCTCGATCTGCCTATGGGTAAGATGCGCCTGCGACAAAAAGGAAGTGCGGGTGGTCATAACGGTATTAAAAGTACGATTGCCCATTTAGGAACACAGGAATTTAACAGAATCCGTATCGGCATCGATCGTCCGCCGCGCGGTATGAAGGTGCCTGATTATGTGTTAAGCCGCTTTTCAAAAGAAGAGTGGGCTGAAATGGAGCCTGTTATTAAAAAAAGCGCTGACGCGTGCGAGCGGTTTTTAGAAAAACCATTTTTAGAAGTGATGAATGAATTTAACGGTGCCTGA
- a CDS encoding ribose-phosphate pyrophosphokinase, with protein MSTEYANSKLKIFSLNSNPKLAEDIAESIGTKLGKCSVTRFSDGEIQINIEESIRGCDVFVVQSTSSPVNENLMELLIMVDALKRASAKTINIVMPYYGYARQDRKARAREPITAKLIANLLETAGATRVITLDLHAPQIQGFFDILIDHLRGVPIIAEYFMQKNFNPEELVIVSPDHGGVTRTRKLAEYLKAPIAIIDKRRPKPNVSEVMNIVGNVEGKTCILIDDIIDTAGTITLAANALMDVGAKEVYASCTHPVLSGPAMERINSSAIKELVVTNSIALSEEKQGGKIVELSVAGLLGEAIIRVYEQQSVSMLFD; from the coding sequence ATGTCTACTGAATATGCCAATTCTAAATTAAAAATCTTTTCACTGAATTCAAATCCTAAGTTAGCAGAGGATATTGCAGAGTCAATCGGTACAAAGCTTGGAAAGTGCTCAGTTACACGTTTCAGCGACGGCGAAATTCAAATTAATATTGAAGAAAGTATCCGTGGCTGTGATGTATTCGTGGTTCAATCGACTTCAAGTCCGGTCAACGAAAACCTGATGGAACTGTTAATCATGGTAGATGCGCTGAAGCGTGCTTCTGCTAAAACGATTAACATCGTGATGCCTTACTACGGCTACGCACGTCAGGACCGTAAAGCGCGTGCACGTGAGCCAATCACTGCAAAGCTGATTGCAAACCTGCTTGAAACTGCAGGCGCTACACGCGTGATTACGCTTGACCTTCATGCACCGCAGATCCAGGGCTTCTTTGATATCCTGATTGACCACCTGCGCGGCGTGCCGATTATCGCTGAATACTTTATGCAAAAGAACTTTAACCCTGAGGAACTGGTGATTGTTTCACCTGATCACGGTGGTGTTACACGTACACGTAAACTGGCAGAATACCTGAAAGCGCCAATCGCAATCATCGATAAGCGCCGTCCGAAGCCAAACGTATCTGAAGTTATGAACATTGTTGGTAACGTTGAAGGCAAGACCTGTATCCTGATCGATGACATTATCGATACAGCAGGTACGATCACACTTGCCGCAAACGCTCTGATGGACGTTGGAGCTAAAGAAGTTTACGCAAGCTGTACACACCCTGTACTCTCAGGACCGGCAATGGAACGCATCAATTCCTCTGCCATTAAAGAATTGGTAGTTACAAACTCAATCGCACTGTCTGAAGAAAAACAGGGCGGCAAAATTGTAGAACTTTCAGTAGCAGGCCTGCTCGGCGAAGCCATCATCCGCGTTTATGAGCAGCAGTCTGTAAGTATGCTGTTTGACTAA
- a CDS encoding veg produces MPKTLADIKKALDVNLGKRLLLKANGGRRKTIERSGVLTETYPSIFIVELDQDENAFERVSYSYTDVLTEAVELTFIEDGSEAASVS; encoded by the coding sequence ATGCCAAAAACGTTAGCTGATATTAAGAAAGCACTTGATGTGAATCTTGGAAAACGTCTATTGTTAAAAGCCAATGGTGGAAGACGCAAGACAATTGAGCGTTCAGGAGTTTTGACTGAAACATATCCTTCAATTTTTATTGTGGAGCTTGATCAGGACGAAAATGCTTTTGAACGGGTATCGTACAGCTACACCGATGTACTGACTGAAGCTGTTGAACTGACTTTTATTGAAGATGGTTCAGAAGCTGCAAGCGTAAGTTAA
- a CDS encoding 50S ribosomal protein L25, whose amino-acid sequence MSSVLKATKREGFKNSDLTELRNAGKLPAVVYGYKVENTAISVDEIDLVKTIREVGRNGIIELDIEGNKQKVVLSDYQSDFLKDEIIHADFLAVNMSEELTVDVAVHLVGEAAGAKEGGVVQTVLHELSISAKPNDIPESFEVDVTDLEIGESFSVEDLRSKYDVTINHEDDETIVSVLAPRTEEEIEELEEEAGAGEAGAEDAEGEESTEDSEGESETAEEKA is encoded by the coding sequence ATGAGTTCAGTACTAAAAGCAACTAAAAGAGAAGGTTTCAAAAACTCTGATTTAACAGAGCTTCGTAATGCAGGAAAACTGCCTGCAGTAGTATATGGATACAAAGTAGAAAACACAGCAATTTCAGTAGACGAGATTGATCTGGTTAAAACGATCCGTGAAGTAGGACGTAACGGAATTATCGAGCTTGATATCGAAGGCAACAAGCAAAAGGTTGTACTAAGTGATTATCAGAGCGATTTCCTGAAAGATGAAATCATCCACGCTGACTTCCTGGCTGTTAATATGTCTGAGGAATTAACAGTTGATGTAGCTGTACACCTTGTTGGTGAAGCGGCTGGTGCGAAAGAAGGCGGTGTCGTACAGACTGTACTTCACGAGCTTTCAATCTCAGCGAAGCCGAATGACATTCCTGAATCATTCGAGGTTGATGTAACAGACCTTGAAATTGGTGAATCATTCAGCGTTGAAGATCTACGCAGTAAATATGATGTAACAATTAACCACGAGGATGACGAGACGATTGTTTCAGTTCTTGCACCTCGTACTGAAGAGGAAATTGAAGAGCTTGAAGAAGAAGCAGGTGCTGGTGAAGCCGGAGCGGAAGACGCTGAAGGTGAAGAAAGCACTGAGGATTCAGAAGGCGAATCTGAAACAGCTGAAGAAAAAGCATAA
- a CDS encoding regulatory protein SpoVG, whose product MEVTDVRLRRVSSNGRMRAIASITLDGVFVVHDIRVIDGNNGLFVAMPSKRTPDGEFRDIAHPINSEMRDMIQSSVLAEYHQDHSEQSEMTYEEAGA is encoded by the coding sequence GTGGAAGTTACAGATGTGAGACTTAGGCGAGTGAGCTCGAATGGCAGGATGCGCGCAATCGCTTCCATCACACTTGATGGAGTGTTTGTTGTACATGATATTCGTGTCATTGACGGGAATAATGGATTATTTGTCGCAATGCCAAGTAAGCGGACGCCAGATGGTGAATTCAGGGATATAGCCCATCCGATCAACTCTGAAATGAGAGATATGATTCAGAGTTCGGTGCTGGCTGAATACCATCAGGACCATAGTGAACAATCAGAAATGACATATGAAGAAGCAGGCGCATAA
- a CDS encoding 4-diphosphocytidyl-,-methyl-D-erythritol kinase, with the protein MMMVKAPAKINLSLDVLHKRPDGFHEVEMVMTTVDLADRIELDETKGTRIRIISHDRFVPSDHRNLAYKAAEKLQKKYNVKKGVDITIHKQIPVAAGLAGGSSDAAAALKGLNELWSLGLSNDELAEVGSEIGSDVAFCIYGGTALATGRGEKIQELPTPPKCWVILAKPSIGVSTADIYQNLKLEKVDHPNTAKMVQAIEEGDYQGVCDHLGNALESVTLQLYPEVKHIKEQMQRFGADAVLMSGSGPTVFGLVQYESKVHRVVNGLRGFCDQVFAVRMLGSRAPLA; encoded by the coding sequence ATGATGATGGTGAAAGCACCGGCGAAGATTAATCTTTCGCTGGATGTGCTCCATAAGAGGCCTGATGGGTTTCATGAGGTGGAGATGGTCATGACGACTGTGGATCTGGCTGATCGTATTGAGCTGGATGAGACAAAGGGGACGCGGATCCGGATTATTTCGCATGACCGTTTTGTACCGAGTGACCACAGGAATCTGGCGTACAAGGCAGCGGAGAAGCTGCAGAAGAAGTATAACGTGAAAAAAGGTGTGGATATTACAATCCATAAGCAGATCCCTGTTGCAGCAGGGCTTGCAGGGGGTAGCAGTGACGCAGCGGCTGCTTTAAAGGGGCTAAATGAACTTTGGTCGCTTGGTCTATCCAACGATGAACTGGCGGAAGTTGGTTCAGAAATCGGTTCTGATGTGGCATTTTGTATCTATGGCGGCACAGCGCTTGCGACTGGCCGTGGTGAGAAGATCCAGGAGCTGCCAACACCGCCAAAGTGCTGGGTGATTCTTGCAAAGCCATCGATCGGCGTATCGACAGCGGATATTTACCAGAACCTGAAGCTTGAAAAGGTGGATCATCCGAATACAGCTAAAATGGTACAGGCGATTGAAGAGGGAGATTATCAGGGTGTGTGTGATCACCTTGGGAATGCGCTTGAGTCTGTTACGCTTCAGCTATATCCGGAAGTGAAGCATATTAAAGAGCAGATGCAGCGTTTTGGTGCTGATGCGGTACTGATGAGCGGGAGCGGGCCGACTGTTTTCGGACTTGTGCAGTATGAATCTAAGGTTCACCGGGTTGTAAATGGTCTTCGTGGCTTTTGTGACCAGGTTTTTGCGGTAAGAATGCTCGGCAGCCGGGCACCTCTTGCTTAA
- a CDS encoding LacI family transcriptional regulator, whose amino-acid sequence MKIKRSERLIDMTHYLSEHPRELVSLTFFAERYSSAKSSISEDLVIVKETFENRGIGSLQTVPGAAGGVRFIPGIKKEQAEEALQVLSDQVSKSDRLLPGGYLFMTDILGDIHLMNHVGKLFAGAFANEQIDLVMTVATKGIGIAHAAARYLGVPVVVARRDSKVTEGSTVSINYVSGSSKRIQTMVLSKRSVKQGARVLIVDDFMKAGGTAAGMKNLLEEFSATVAGTGIFIESEQESEERLVEDYISLLKLRSVDEKGKTIQVETGNYFDRVSSFLKP is encoded by the coding sequence ATGAAAATTAAACGAAGTGAACGCCTGATTGATATGACACATTACTTATCGGAACATCCACGTGAACTGGTTTCGCTCACATTTTTTGCCGAGCGCTATTCCTCAGCTAAATCCTCGATCAGTGAAGATTTAGTAATTGTAAAAGAAACTTTTGAAAACAGAGGAATCGGCTCTTTGCAAACGGTACCGGGTGCAGCTGGCGGGGTGCGCTTTATCCCGGGCATTAAAAAAGAACAGGCAGAAGAAGCGCTTCAGGTTTTATCTGACCAGGTAAGTAAATCAGACCGGCTGCTGCCGGGCGGTTATTTATTTATGACAGATATTCTTGGAGATATTCATCTGATGAATCATGTTGGAAAGTTATTTGCAGGCGCATTTGCCAACGAGCAGATTGATCTTGTCATGACCGTTGCCACAAAAGGAATCGGGATTGCGCACGCAGCAGCACGTTACCTTGGCGTGCCGGTTGTTGTAGCAAGACGTGACAGTAAAGTAACAGAAGGTTCAACTGTCAGTATCAACTATGTGTCAGGTTCTTCTAAAAGAATTCAGACCATGGTGTTATCTAAAAGAAGCGTGAAGCAGGGTGCGAGAGTGCTGATCGTTGATGATTTTATGAAAGCCGGCGGTACAGCGGCAGGAATGAAAAATCTGCTTGAAGAATTTTCTGCGACTGTTGCAGGTACGGGAATTTTCATTGAATCAGAACAGGAATCTGAGGAGCGCCTCGTAGAAGATTATATTTCACTATTAAAACTGAGAAGTGTTGATGAAAAGGGTAAAACGATCCAGGTTGAAACAGGCAACTACTTTGACCGGGTATCGTCCTTTTTAAAACCATAA
- a CDS encoding N-acetylglucosamine-1-phosphate uridyltransferase, translating to MSNRYAVILAAGQGTRMKSKLYKVLHPVCGKPMVEHVLEQVKEANMQEVITVVGHGAELVQSKLEGRSEFVLQAEQLGTAHAVMQAKDRLQGKDGITLVVCGDTPLITTETMSSLIQHHEEQQAKATILTAHEDNPAGYGRIIRGGDGLVTKIVEHKDASEEELKVQEVNTGTYCFDNKALFETLEKVNNDNAQGEYYLPDVIEILKNEGQAIAAYQTPSSDETLGVNDRVALSKAEQLMRKRINEQQMRNGVTLIDPASTYISADAVIGSDTVVYPGTVIEGHTVIGGDCTIGPNSEIKDSKIADRTVIKQSVVHDSEIGSDVNIGPFAHIRPQSAIEDEVKIGNFVEIKKTQFGKGSKASHLSYIGDAEVGSGVNLGCGSITVNYDGQKKHLTKIEDDAFVGCNSNLIAPVTIGKGAYVAAGSTINKDVPGEALSIARARQENKEGYAKRINTKK from the coding sequence ATGTCGAATCGATATGCGGTAATTTTAGCAGCGGGTCAAGGGACTCGTATGAAATCCAAATTATATAAAGTACTTCATCCTGTTTGTGGAAAGCCAATGGTTGAGCACGTGTTAGAACAGGTTAAGGAAGCAAATATGCAAGAAGTCATTACCGTTGTTGGTCATGGTGCTGAACTTGTTCAGTCCAAGCTTGAGGGTCGTTCGGAATTTGTTCTTCAGGCTGAGCAGCTGGGAACTGCCCACGCTGTTATGCAGGCGAAAGACCGTTTACAGGGAAAAGACGGTATCACTTTGGTTGTATGTGGTGACACGCCACTGATTACAACTGAAACGATGTCTTCGCTGATTCAGCATCATGAGGAACAACAGGCGAAAGCAACAATCCTGACAGCTCATGAAGACAATCCGGCGGGCTATGGCCGTATCATCCGCGGAGGAGATGGTCTTGTCACAAAGATCGTTGAACACAAGGATGCAAGTGAAGAAGAGCTCAAAGTACAGGAAGTCAATACGGGTACGTACTGCTTTGATAACAAAGCGCTTTTTGAAACACTTGAAAAAGTAAACAATGACAATGCTCAGGGTGAATATTATCTGCCTGACGTCATTGAGATTCTGAAGAATGAAGGTCAGGCGATTGCTGCTTACCAGACCCCTTCATCAGACGAGACACTGGGTGTAAATGACCGCGTCGCTTTATCAAAAGCAGAGCAGCTGATGCGCAAGCGTATCAATGAACAGCAGATGCGTAACGGTGTCACACTCATTGACCCAGCTTCTACTTATATTAGTGCAGATGCAGTGATTGGCAGTGACACAGTTGTTTACCCGGGCACTGTGATTGAAGGACACACTGTTATCGGCGGGGACTGCACGATTGGACCGAACAGTGAAATCAAAGACAGTAAAATTGCAGATCGCACAGTAATCAAGCAGTCTGTCGTACATGACAGTGAGATCGGATCAGATGTAAATATCGGACCGTTTGCACATATCCGTCCGCAGTCTGCTATTGAAGACGAAGTAAAGATCGGTAACTTTGTCGAAATCAAGAAAACGCAGTTTGGTAAAGGCAGCAAAGCTTCTCACCTCAGCTATATCGGTGATGCAGAAGTCGGTTCAGGTGTGAACCTTGGCTGCGGCTCGATTACTGTGAATTATGATGGACAGAAAAAGCATCTGACAAAGATTGAAGATGATGCGTTCGTTGGCTGTAATTCAAATCTCATTGCACCAGTCACAATTGGAAAAGGTGCTTATGTTGCTGCGGGCTCTACGATCAATAAGGACGTACCGGGTGAAGCACTATCCATCGCCCGTGCCCGTCAGGAAAATAAAGAAGGCTACGCTAAAAGAATTAACACTAAAAAATAA
- a CDS encoding endoribonuclease L-PSP, with translation MKFVQTDQAPQAIGPYSQGMVVNNMFYSSGQIPLTPEGTLVEGSIEDQTHQVFNNLKAVLEEAGASFSTVVKVMVFLDDLSDFDAVNAIYAEYFGDHRPARSCVEVSKLPKGAGIEIEVIALVK, from the coding sequence ATGAAGTTTGTACAGACAGATCAGGCACCACAGGCAATTGGACCATATTCTCAAGGGATGGTTGTAAACAATATGTTTTACAGCTCAGGTCAGATTCCACTGACACCTGAGGGTACTCTTGTAGAGGGCAGCATTGAAGATCAGACACATCAGGTATTCAATAACCTGAAGGCTGTACTTGAAGAAGCAGGTGCTTCATTCTCCACAGTGGTAAAAGTCATGGTTTTCTTAGATGACCTAAGTGATTTTGACGCAGTAAATGCGATTTACGCTGAGTATTTCGGTGACCACCGTCCCGCACGTTCATGTGTAGAAGTGTCCAAGCTGCCAAAAGGCGCAGGCATCGAAATTGAAGTCATTGCACTTGTAAAATAA